CCACCGGACGCCGCTCGGGAATCTGCACATGGGGCACCTTACCATCGATCCAGTCCTGCGAGACGTATAGCCAGCAGTAGCACGCCCCATATTCCTCGATGTCCGGCTTCGCGTACACACACGGACAGACGATGTCGCTGTCTTTATCGGGATCGCCGGTCGCAGGCCGGCACGGGCAGGTGCGCAAGCCGTAGCGCTCACCATTCTTAAGCAGCCCCTCCAACAGCGGTCTGACCACCTCCCAATCCGGATTGAGGATGAGGCCACGCGTGGGGGCAAACTTCTTCAAGGCCTCATAGTACTGTTCCACAGTCATAGACCTAACACCTCCTTGACCCCGTCATAGTCCTCGCCAATTACGGCCATGTCGCCCACCACCAGCGTAGGGAATGACAGCCGGGGATTGATGGGCTGCAGGAAGCGTAGAATGGGGCGCTTCTCCTCCGCTGGCAGCAGGTCATAGTCAACAATCTTTGCCTGTACCTTGTGCTCTTGGAGAAAACGCTTCATGCGCTGACACCGGGGACAAGTGCTGAGGGCGAACAGGATGGGGATGCGGTTGGCGATTTCATACTCGTACATCGGCGACTCCTTGTTCTAATGCGCAGCTGCTATGGGCCTCTACTTTAGCATTTCTTCGCGGGCAAACGCCCGGCAAGGGCTCAATTGTTGGAGAATGTCGTCAAACTGCGTGCTCCCTTCGGCGAGCACTTGGGCAAGCATCGCTCCCAGGCCCGGACCCAGCATAAAGCCCTGCCCGCACATGCCCACCGCCAGGAGCACGTTGTCTATGCCCTCGGCATAGCCGACAATGGGGAAGCCATCTGGGGTCATTGGGTATAGACCGCGCCACGTGCGCCGCACGCGCAAGTGCCGCAAACGGGGGTACAACTCTACCATCCTCCTCGCCACTTGGGGCAAGAACAATGAGGTACAATCGCAGTCCTTGCCGAGAATAGGCGGGTTAGGGGTGATGCAAAAGACGACTTGCCCCTCCTTGTTTTGGTAGAAGTAGAAATTGGCGGAGTTTTCCCCGGCACGGAGGTCGACCACCATGGGACGGAACAACGGCTGCACCGGCTCGGTGATTCCCGCCTCGTGCGAATCAGGAAACACGGGAACGTCCAGGCCGAGCATGGCACCTGTCTCTCGCGCATCCGCGCCCGAGGCGTCCACCACCACGGCACACGAATAGACCCCCCTGTCGGTGACAACCGCCGTGACGTTCGCGCCCTCGATGCGGAAACCCACCACTTCTTCGTCGAAACGGAACTGAGCACCTGCCTGGCGCGCGAGGTAGCAGTAGGCG
Above is a genomic segment from candidate division KSB1 bacterium containing:
- a CDS encoding ferredoxin:thioredoxin reductase, with product MTVEQYYEALKKFAPTRGLILNPDWEVVRPLLEGLLKNGERYGLRTCPCRPATGDPDKDSDIVCPCVYAKPDIEEYGACYCWLYVSQDWIDGKVPHVQIPERRPVERTLDI
- a CDS encoding glutaredoxin family protein, translating into MYEYEIANRIPILFALSTCPRCQRMKRFLQEHKVQAKIVDYDLLPAEEKRPILRFLQPINPRLSFPTLVVGDMAVIGEDYDGVKEVLGL
- a CDS encoding FAD-binding oxidoreductase, producing MKNTSDVVIIGAGSVGLPLSYYLARKGLKVTVIEREASPGRGQNRAAIGGMRATHSDPAKIKICLLSLEIIRHMGEEHGLDVDWVQGGYLFPAYDEQKERTLKSLLVQQKKYGLNIDWLVPEEVASLVPGINRQGLRGGTYSPEDGSASPLKVAHAYCYLARQAGAQFRFDEEVVGFRIEGANVTAVVTDRGVYSCAVVVDASGADARETGAMLGLDVPVFPDSHEAGITEPVQPLFRPMVVDLRAGENSANFYFYQNKEGQVVFCITPNPPILGKDCDCTSLFLPQVARRMVELYPRLRHLRVRRTWRGLYPMTPDGFPIVGYAEGIDNVLLAVGMCGQGFMLGPGLGAMLAQVLAEGSTQFDDILQQLSPCRAFAREEMLK